From the Endozoicomonas sp. Mp262 genome, the window ACCCCCTTGGGAGAAACTGTTGTGGGTGCGCATCAGATTGCCTTCAACTTTTCCACCTTGCCATTTGTCATTCCATCGGCAATAGGCGGTGCTTTAACCATTCAGGTGGGCAAGGCTGTTGGTGCGGAGCTGCATCATTTTGCCCGTTTTCGGGGGCATGTTGGTATTATCACCGGAATGGTTATCTCATTGCTTTGTGCCTTGATTATCTGGGGCGTGGGTAGCTTTATTGTTCGCTTATATACCGATAATGCCGCTATTATTTCCCTGGCAGAGAAGCTGATGTTATTTGTTGCGGTTTACCATGTTCTCAGCGGTGTGCAGCAGATTACGGCTTCTTCGCTGAGAGGTTATAAGGATACCCGGTCAGTGATGTGGATCATGGTGCTTTCTTTGTGGGGAATTGCTCTGCCTTTAGGGTATGTATTGGCTAGAACTAATCTGTTAGTACATGCACTGGGGGTCACCGGATTCTGGATTGCCATTGTTTTTGCCTTTTTGGTTGCTGCGGTGATGACCCAGATTCGTTTTCATAAGATTGCCCGCCAATAGGGCATCAGAAGTGGGGAATAGCACAGCACGCTATTCCCCATTAACCGTTTGCCCTACATGGCCAGCTTCATAAATATAATGGCGATCATAGTAACAGCTATCCCCAATAACTTGACCGGATGCAGGCTTTCGGAAAACATCAGTCGACCTATTATGGTTGTGGCAATAATACCCAGTGCACCCCACAGGGCATAGGCAATGCTTAAATCAATGTCCTTCAGGGCGAATGAAAGACAGGCAAAAGCCATAATTTGTACAATCATGACGATGACGGCGAGGTGTTTTTTGGCAAAGCCATCAGACAGCTTGGTAAGAACGTTACCAACAATATCGCAAGTGGAGGCTGCGACCACCCATAGCAGGGCAGCAATGGGAAGATTATCAAACATTTTGTACTCCTTATATCCTATAGCTGCGCTGTTTCGGCAATGCTGTCGAACTTGCTGTTAAGTAATTTCTTTTTTTTCTCCTGCTGTTCCGACAGCTTTTCACCAATATTCATTAAAACCAGCCCTGTGAGCAGTGCGGCTATAGCCATGATTTTGGCCAGTGAAAAGGTTTCATCAAAAATCAGCCAGGACATAAAGCTGATTAATAACAGCCCCACTCCTTCCCACATGGTATAGGCCAGGGCCAGGGGGATTTTTCTTACGGCCTGGGCCAGACAGTAATAGGAGAGTGAGATCAATACGGCCATTATGGTATAGCCAAGGACAGGATGGCTTTCGGAGGCCAGCTTCATAAATGAGGTGCTGGCGACTTCAGTGATAATTGCCAGCAATAACATAAACCAGTAATACATGGCTCAGGCTCCCGGTGGTTCAGGATTGTTCAGGTAGTGAGTTATAAGAAAGGAAGAGAGCTAGAGCTCGGAACGCCAGTAGCGCTCGGCCTGGAAAGGGCAGATGCTTAACGGCGATGGGATCAGTAAGGCTGGCATGCTAGTAGACCAGAATCCGTGAATTATTTTATGCCTCAATTTAGCATAATCAGCCTTTTTTCGCTAACCTGTAGTTTTCACTGCCAGGGTGAGGCGGGAGATGCAGGTTAGTCGCTGCTGTTCATCTTCGATGCGTATTTCCCATACCTGGGTACTTCGTCCAAGATGCAGGGCGCGCGCTGTGCCAGTGACCAGTCCTGAACTCACAGCTCTCAAATGATTGGCATTGATTTCAACACCGACACAATACTGATTATTGTCACAGGCCAGATTACCGGCAAGGCTGCCCAGTGTTTCTGCCAGTGCCACTGAGGCTCCACCGTGAAGCAAACCCATGGGCTGCCTGGTTCGTTCGTCAACGGGGAGAGTGCCACAAAGATAATCATCACCTATCTTTGTAATAGTCATACCGAGATGACTGCACATATTGGCTGTTTTGCTGGCATTCATTGTTTCAATGTCGAAATGTTTTTTCCAAATAGCGGTCATAACTGACTTGTCTCTAATGTGTTTTTTGGGGTTCTCTTGTTTCTGACCATCAAACTTACTGTAATTCCCACTGCCTTTTAAGAGTCGGGATACGTGTCATAAGATACCAGGCAAGATGGTTTTCCTTAAAATCATGCTGGCTCCATGAGCCATAAAGGAATGGCCGCATGGTATCAATCGCCCGGTATGTCTGTGCTGATTTTTTTGAGCCATTTTTTAGTATGACTGATACAGTGACACGCTCATAGCCTGAGGCATCTGCATCACCACTTTCATATTTGTCCAGTATGGCCAATGCCTCAGGGGTAATATCTATTAACAGTTTGCCATTAACGGTTTTGCCTGCTTCGTAAATAATGGCAGGGCCTTTGGCTATTCTATCCTTCTGGTGAATGGCGTATCTCGCATGGTTGATGAGGAGTGCTGGTTCTGTATGAAATGATTGCCCTGTTAAATGCACTACAATCTCATCAAACAGGAGGCTGCCATATACAAAAACATTAATTGCCATCTTTTGCCCTGCGGTCATTCTGAGTAAGTTTTAATACATAGTACAACCAGAAGTAATTGCGAGGGGCATGACTTTTAGTAAGGCAGAATTAACCATCAGGCTTTAACTCATTTGAACTACTTTTCAGTAGCATGAATTGAAGGGTGTTTAAAATCAAAGGTGCTCTGAGAACAATGAAAACACGTGTATTCTGTATGGCTTGCCTGCTTTTATTCACCAGCTTATGTTTTGGTAAGTTGAAGCCAGCTGTTTTCCATTGCCATCCTGGAAAAGTGCCCGATAAGATGCAGGACGTGCTGCCGTGCTATTTATCCACCAGGGAGCCTGACTATGGCTGGGTATTGAAAGATACCCGGAAGGAAGTGCTGGAGCTGAGTGGAATCAAGCGCTCCATTACTGTATTTTTCCTGGAGCTTACATCTCTTCGCTGGACTCAGGGGGAACGGGATCGGGTTAGCTATCCGCTCTGGAAACACAGATTAACAGTCTATCAGCCCGATGGTATCGAATCCCGTACCGGCTTGTTGTATATCAATAATGGAACTTTACATCCCTCGGATAACAATCCAGCCATAGCCCCCCATGATGATCTTGAATTCTCCCGCATCGCCGTCAAAACCCGCTCAGTGGTCATTGATCTGAAAGATATCCCGAACCAGTATCTGACCTTTGCCGATTCCGCCCCTCTCTCTGAAGATCACTTAATTGCTTATACCTGGAAACGCTTTATGGCAAATCCCGGTGAAAATTTTGATCGGCTACTCAGGTTACCCATGGTTAAAGCTGTGATCAGTGCCATGAATGCCAGTCAGGAATTTCTGTCGCGAAAAAAGGTGCCTATAGAGCAGTTTGTCCTGAGCGGTGGCTCCAAGCGGGGCTGGACCACCTGGCTGGTGGCTGCGATGGAGGATCGGGTATCAGCCATCGTGCCTCTGGTGGCTGATTTTCTCAATCTGCCAGAGATGATCAGGCATTTATTCAGTGTTTATAAAGAAGGTAATCCGGCCATTGCGCCTTATTTACCATTGAGGCCGTTGGTGGGCAGTGAATCGATGAATAAGTTGATGGCAACCATCGACCCTTATCAGTACCGGAGCCTGTTAACGCTACCCAAGTATATTGTCTCTGCTTCCGGGGATAACTTTGTGCCTGTTGATACCAGTCGGTTTTTTTACCCGGACTTACCGGATAAAAAATGGATGAGGGTTTTGCCTAATCGAAGCCATTACATTGTGAGGGAGAACCGTAAACAGGTTTCAGATTTGGTGGAGTCATTTTATGGGGCATTTATCGAGCATCGTCCTATGCCCGAGCTTAAGTGGTATGAAGTCAGGGGTAAACTTCGACTGGAAAGTTCAAAGCCTCCAAAATCTGCCCGGCTCTGGACTGCTACCCATCCTGGAGCACGGGATTTTCGAAAAACAGAAGATAATCCCAGAGGCTCCCGTTTCTCTTCATCTGAATTAGCCTTTCAGTGTGATAAGGCGTGTACCCTTAATGTGGGCTTGCCAGAGCCTGAGTCAGGCTGGAGTGCCTGTTTTGTCGAAGTTGTTTATGACAATGCACCCTATGAGGATTTGATATTAACCACCCGGGTTTTTGTTGTACCTGATCAATATCCGGAATAAACACTCCCTTGAATGTTACATAATAATTTAAACAATGGGGAGAACCTTGTGATAAAGCGCTGTGATTCAGGGTGGCGATTCACCGGTTTATTTTGGGTTATTACCGTTGTTGTTTTAGTTTGCGGGGTTTTGAGTAGCTGCTCATCTGTGAAATATTATGCCCAGGCGGTTTATGGGCAGCTTGATTTGCTGGCTAAGAGAAAACCGGTTTCTGCACTTTTGCGATCAGATGACCTGGATCCCGGATTGCGTCGGCAACTGTTACTGAGTGAGCAGCTGTTGCTTTTTGCCGAGAAAGAACTGCTTTTGCCCACAGGAAAAAACTATAGGGCTTATGCTGATTTGAAACGTCCCTATGTTGTATGGAATCTATTTGCTGCTCCGGAATTTTCTATAAAACCTAAGCATTGGTGTTATCCGGTTATAGGCTGTGCCAGTTATCGTGGTTTTTTTGATAAAGACCAGGCGTTAAAGCTTGCAAGACAGCTTGGAAAAGAAGGGTATGATATTTATATGGGAGGTGTTAAGGCCTATTCAACGCTGGGGTGGTTTAATGATCCGTTGCTCAACACATTTATATATTATGGTGATACAGGCTTGGCGCGATTGATTTTTCATGAGTTGGCGCATAAAAAATTATATGTATCTGGAGACACTGACTTTAACGAAAGTTTTGCAACCGTTGTAGAGTTGGAGGGAACCAGGCAGTGGCTTCGGAGTCAGGGACGAGCGGGTGAGCTTGTTGAAAACCCTGTGATAGAGAAAACGGTTGCGCTAATCGCCAGTGCTCGCTTAAGACTAAAAACGCTATATAACCAATCAATATCCGATGAGCAGAAGCGCAGGCAAAAACAGATGGTGATCGATTCACTCAGGGCGG encodes:
- a CDS encoding multidrug efflux SMR transporter produces the protein MFDNLPIAALLWVVAASTCDIVGNVLTKLSDGFAKKHLAVIVMIVQIMAFACLSFALKDIDLSIAYALWGALGIIATTIIGRLMFSESLHPVKLLGIAVTMIAIIFMKLAM
- a CDS encoding aminopeptidase, giving the protein MIKRCDSGWRFTGLFWVITVVVLVCGVLSSCSSVKYYAQAVYGQLDLLAKRKPVSALLRSDDLDPGLRRQLLLSEQLLLFAEKELLLPTGKNYRAYADLKRPYVVWNLFAAPEFSIKPKHWCYPVIGCASYRGFFDKDQALKLARQLGKEGYDIYMGGVKAYSTLGWFNDPLLNTFIYYGDTGLARLIFHELAHKKLYVSGDTDFNESFATVVELEGTRQWLRSQGRAGELVENPVIEKTVALIASARLRLKTLYNQSISDEQKRRQKQMVIDSLRADYKRLTFGLKKPQPFDYWMEAPINNAKLSSISSYHRWVPHFSQLFNVSADWNIFFNKAGALAKMESTQRKRELERILNLVTGDGGSQG
- a CDS encoding hotdog fold thioesterase, with the translated sequence MTAIWKKHFDIETMNASKTANMCSHLGMTITKIGDDYLCGTLPVDERTRQPMGLLHGGASVALAETLGSLAGNLACDNNQYCVGVEINANHLRAVSSGLVTGTARALHLGRSTQVWEIRIEDEQQRLTCISRLTLAVKTTG
- a CDS encoding PhoPQ-activated pathogenicity-related family protein gives rise to the protein MKTRVFCMACLLLFTSLCFGKLKPAVFHCHPGKVPDKMQDVLPCYLSTREPDYGWVLKDTRKEVLELSGIKRSITVFFLELTSLRWTQGERDRVSYPLWKHRLTVYQPDGIESRTGLLYINNGTLHPSDNNPAIAPHDDLEFSRIAVKTRSVVIDLKDIPNQYLTFADSAPLSEDHLIAYTWKRFMANPGENFDRLLRLPMVKAVISAMNASQEFLSRKKVPIEQFVLSGGSKRGWTTWLVAAMEDRVSAIVPLVADFLNLPEMIRHLFSVYKEGNPAIAPYLPLRPLVGSESMNKLMATIDPYQYRSLLTLPKYIVSASGDNFVPVDTSRFFYPDLPDKKWMRVLPNRSHYIVRENRKQVSDLVESFYGAFIEHRPMPELKWYEVRGKLRLESSKPPKSARLWTATHPGARDFRKTEDNPRGSRFSSSELAFQCDKACTLNVGLPEPESGWSACFVEVVYDNAPYEDLILTTRVFVVPDQYPE
- a CDS encoding SMR family transporter, with product MYYWFMLLLAIITEVASTSFMKLASESHPVLGYTIMAVLISLSYYCLAQAVRKIPLALAYTMWEGVGLLLISFMSWLIFDETFSLAKIMAIAALLTGLVLMNIGEKLSEQQEKKKKLLNSKFDSIAETAQL
- a CDS encoding gamma-glutamylcyclotransferase, coding for MAINVFVYGSLLFDEIVVHLTGQSFHTEPALLINHARYAIHQKDRIAKGPAIIYEAGKTVNGKLLIDITPEALAILDKYESGDADASGYERVTVSVILKNGSKKSAQTYRAIDTMRPFLYGSWSQHDFKENHLAWYLMTRIPTLKRQWELQ